The Streptomyces sp. 135 sequence TCGCGCACGAACTGGTCGCGGCGGCCCTCCAGCATCTCGGCGATGCGGTAGAGGACCTGGCCGCGGTTGTACGCGGTCGCGCCCGACCAGCCGCCGAACGCCTTGCGCGCCGCCACGACGGCGTCACGCGCGTCCTTGCGGGACGACAGCGGCGCGTTCGCCAGCCACTTGCCCTTTGCGTCGGTCACTTCGTACACCCGGCCGCTCTCGGAACGCGGGAACTTCCCGCCGACGTACAGCTTGTAGGTCTTCAGGACCGTGAGTCGGTCAGACATCGAGGTACGCCTCCAGTCCGTGACGGCCGCCCTCGCGGCCGTAACCCGACTCCTTGTAGCCGCCGAACGGCGAGGTCGGGTCGAACTTGTTGAATGTGTTGGCCCAGACGACGCCCGCCCGGAGCTTGTTCGCGACCGCGAGGATGCGCGAGCCCTTCTCCGTCCAGATGCCGGCGGAGAGCCCGTACTGCGTGTTGTTGGCCTTGGCCACGGCCTCGTCCGGCGTGCGGAAGGTCAGCACCGAGAGCACCGGGCCGAAGATCTCGTCGCGGGCGACGGTGTGCGCCTGCGTGACGTTCGTGAAGAGCGTCGGCGCGAACCAGTAGCCCGACGTGGGCAGTTCGCACGCCGGCGACCAGCGCTCGGCGCCCTCCGCCTCGCCGGTGTCGGCGAGCGCGGTGATGCGGGCCAGCTGCTCGGCGGAGTTGATGGCGCCGATGTCGGTGTTCTTGTCGAGCGGGTCGCCGAGGCGCAGGGTCGACAGGCGCCGCTTCAGCGAGTCGAGCAGCTCCTCCTGGACCGACTCCTGTACGAGGAGACGCGAACCGGCGCAGCAGACCTGGCCCTGGTTGAAGAAGATGCCGGTGACGATGCCCTCGACGGCCTGGTCGATGGGGGCGTCGTCGAAGACGATGTTCGCGCCCTTGCCGCCCAGTTCGAGGGTGACCTTCTTGTCCGTGCCCGCGACCTGGCGGGCGATCTCCTTGCCGACGGCCGTGGAGCCGGTGAAGGCGACCTTGTTCACGTCGGGGTGGGAGGTCAGGGCCGCGCCCGCGTCGCCGTAGCCGGGAAGGATGTTGACGACGCCCTTGGGCAGGCCCGCCTGACGGCAGATGTCCGCGAAGAACAGGGCGGACAGCGGGGTGGTCTCGGCGGGCTTAAGGACGACCGTGTTGCCGGTCGCGAGGGCCGGGGCGATCTTCCAGGCCAGCATAAGGAGCGGGAAGTTCCAGGGGATGACCTGGCCCGCGACGCCGAGGGGCGCGGGGTTCGGGCCGTACCCCGCGTGGTCGAGCTTGTCGGCCCAGCCCGCGTAGTAGAAGAAGTGCGCG is a genomic window containing:
- a CDS encoding aldehyde dehydrogenase family protein, whose amino-acid sequence is MTSTPFEYAPAPESRSVVDIAPSYGLFIDGEFTEAADGKVFKTVSPSTEEVLSEVARAGSEDVDRAVKAARKAFEKWSALPGAERAKYLFRIARIIQERSRELAVLETLDNGKPIKETRDADLPLVAAHFFYYAGWADKLDHAGYGPNPAPLGVAGQVIPWNFPLLMLAWKIAPALATGNTVVLKPAETTPLSALFFADICRQAGLPKGVVNILPGYGDAGAALTSHPDVNKVAFTGSTAVGKEIARQVAGTDKKVTLELGGKGANIVFDDAPIDQAVEGIVTGIFFNQGQVCCAGSRLLVQESVQEELLDSLKRRLSTLRLGDPLDKNTDIGAINSAEQLARITALADTGEAEGAERWSPACELPTSGYWFAPTLFTNVTQAHTVARDEIFGPVLSVLTFRTPDEAVAKANNTQYGLSAGIWTEKGSRILAVANKLRAGVVWANTFNKFDPTSPFGGYKESGYGREGGRHGLEAYLDV